The following proteins are encoded in a genomic region of Sorangiineae bacterium MSr12523:
- a CDS encoding DUF1501 domain-containing protein, with protein MSAMHFSRRQGLVGGLAALMTMALRAEAGAEPKAGAKAKACIVLWLNGGPSHVDTFDPKPGGRFKAIKTRARDLWLAEHLPRLADHGDKLAVIRSMTSKEGNHDRARYLMHTGYIPNPTVRHPSFGAWVSREIGATSPELPNFVSIAGPSMGPGFLGLQHGPFIVDDPAKKPANVELPAAVDEARFQRREGALRAMEARFDLDDPQISGRQAVYEQATRLMHSPKLAVFDIEQEPEAVRKAYGDTKFGRGCLLARRLVESGVKLVEVVLDGWDTHQDNFERTRKLMGTLDPALSSLLAELHARKLLDSTLVVCMGEFGRTPHINAKEGRDHHPAAWSAVLAGGGIRGGQVYGKTDNEGAKVVERPVTVPNLFATLTTQLGIDPHKMVTSPIGRPIGVTDEGEPIRELMT; from the coding sequence ATGAGCGCGATGCACTTTTCACGGCGGCAAGGATTGGTGGGCGGGTTGGCCGCGCTCATGACCATGGCGCTTCGAGCCGAGGCAGGGGCGGAGCCGAAGGCCGGCGCAAAGGCCAAAGCCTGCATCGTGCTGTGGCTCAATGGCGGCCCGAGTCACGTCGATACCTTCGATCCGAAGCCGGGCGGGCGCTTCAAAGCGATCAAAACCCGGGCCCGGGACCTCTGGCTCGCGGAGCACCTACCCCGCTTGGCCGACCATGGCGACAAGCTCGCGGTGATCCGCAGCATGACCAGCAAGGAAGGAAACCACGATCGTGCACGCTATTTGATGCACACCGGGTATATCCCCAATCCGACGGTGCGCCATCCTTCCTTTGGTGCGTGGGTGAGCCGCGAGATCGGCGCGACCTCGCCCGAGCTGCCGAATTTCGTGAGCATCGCGGGGCCCAGCATGGGGCCGGGCTTTCTCGGGCTTCAGCATGGGCCATTCATCGTCGACGATCCGGCGAAAAAGCCGGCCAACGTGGAGCTTCCCGCGGCGGTCGACGAAGCGCGATTTCAACGGCGCGAGGGCGCGCTTCGGGCCATGGAGGCGCGCTTCGATTTGGACGATCCGCAGATCAGCGGGCGCCAAGCGGTCTACGAGCAGGCGACGCGCTTGATGCACTCGCCGAAGCTCGCGGTCTTCGACATCGAGCAGGAGCCGGAGGCCGTTCGCAAGGCGTACGGCGACACCAAGTTCGGGCGCGGGTGCCTCTTGGCGCGCCGCCTGGTCGAGTCAGGCGTCAAGTTGGTGGAGGTGGTGCTCGATGGCTGGGATACGCACCAGGACAACTTCGAGCGCACGAGAAAGCTGATGGGCACCCTCGATCCGGCCTTGTCCTCGCTGCTCGCGGAGCTGCATGCGCGCAAGCTGCTCGACTCGACCTTGGTCGTGTGCATGGGTGAGTTCGGGCGCACGCCGCACATCAATGCGAAAGAGGGCCGCGATCATCATCCGGCCGCTTGGAGCGCTGTGCTTGCGGGAGGCGGCATCCGCGGCGGGCAGGTTTACGGTAAGACCGACAACGAAGGTGCAAAGGTGGTGGAGCGCCCCGTGACGGTGCCCAACCTGTTCGCCACGCTAACGACGCAACTCGGGATTGATCCGCACAAGATGGTGACGTCGCCGATCGGTCGGCCCATCGGTGTGACCGACGAAGGCGAACCGATTCGAGAGTTGATGACGTAG
- a CDS encoding DUF1549 and DUF1553 domain-containing protein, with protein MKRTGWLVAGVVVAAGCAASGPVPRGPVAASKPVEAARPVLMRPAEIDARMRAAWKEKGIEPAERVDDAGFFRRVNLDLTGRVPAAEAVEAFLADKSADKRQKAIDALLASPDYAEHFTNYWDRVLMGRNVRKNVDHAEFRRWLHEQLEKNVGYDVWVRELVSATGLTSAPRMAEQPVNGAANWYLRYMDNPPDLAGTTSRLFLGVRIQCAQCHDHKTEKWTMSDFQGFTASFLSTRARLFYADDKDKKGLRAYDVEDLDRPRRAAKRMDIAEYKSAAPRALDGTDLLSGGSKPRTALAEWITRKDNPWFARAIVNRMWGVMLGRGFSEPVDDLRESNPPAMKDLLDTLASDFVASGYDLKHLLRLMANTEAYQLTARPRGQRGDGAAWSYYHMEQLGPDELLDSLIRATGLPREKAERQFSFLFDVDEEDDHDDEFDGTITQALWLMNGKVMQRSIQIAPGSALAQVLSKPGGDEGKIRALYMRTVSRPPTDEETTHWVTFLKGQPVRQGYEDLLWVLLNSSEFLFNH; from the coding sequence ATGAAGCGGACAGGGTGGCTCGTAGCGGGCGTGGTGGTGGCGGCAGGGTGTGCGGCAAGCGGGCCCGTGCCACGGGGGCCCGTGGCGGCGAGCAAACCCGTCGAAGCGGCGCGGCCGGTGTTGATGCGGCCGGCGGAGATCGATGCGCGGATGCGGGCCGCGTGGAAGGAGAAGGGCATCGAGCCGGCGGAGCGCGTGGACGATGCGGGGTTCTTCCGCAGGGTGAACCTCGATCTGACCGGACGCGTGCCTGCGGCGGAGGCCGTGGAGGCGTTTCTCGCGGACAAGAGCGCGGACAAGAGGCAGAAGGCCATCGACGCGCTGCTTGCAAGCCCGGACTATGCCGAGCATTTCACCAACTATTGGGACCGCGTTCTCATGGGCCGCAACGTGCGCAAGAACGTGGACCATGCCGAGTTTCGGCGCTGGTTGCACGAGCAGCTCGAGAAGAACGTCGGCTACGACGTATGGGTGCGCGAGCTCGTGTCGGCCACCGGGCTCACCTCCGCGCCGCGCATGGCCGAGCAGCCGGTGAACGGCGCGGCCAATTGGTATTTGCGTTACATGGATAACCCGCCGGACCTGGCGGGGACGACGTCACGCCTGTTTCTCGGGGTTCGGATCCAGTGTGCACAATGCCATGATCACAAAACGGAAAAGTGGACGATGTCCGACTTCCAGGGCTTCACTGCGTCGTTCCTGTCAACCCGCGCGCGGCTCTTCTACGCCGACGACAAAGACAAGAAAGGCCTACGCGCGTACGACGTCGAGGATCTGGACCGGCCGCGCCGCGCGGCGAAACGTATGGATATTGCGGAATACAAATCGGCCGCGCCGCGCGCGCTCGATGGAACGGATCTTCTGAGCGGCGGCTCGAAGCCACGTACGGCGCTGGCCGAGTGGATCACCCGCAAGGACAATCCTTGGTTCGCGCGGGCCATCGTCAATCGGATGTGGGGCGTGATGCTCGGACGCGGATTCTCCGAGCCGGTGGACGATCTTCGGGAGTCGAACCCACCAGCGATGAAAGATTTGCTCGATACGCTTGCAAGCGACTTCGTAGCCAGTGGTTATGATTTGAAACATCTATTGCGGCTCATGGCCAATACCGAAGCCTATCAACTCACCGCGCGTCCGAGAGGGCAGCGCGGAGATGGCGCGGCTTGGTCTTATTACCACATGGAGCAACTCGGGCCGGACGAGTTGCTCGATTCGCTGATTCGCGCGACAGGGCTTCCCCGCGAAAAGGCGGAAAGGCAATTCAGTTTTCTCTTCGACGTCGACGAGGAGGATGATCACGACGACGAGTTCGATGGGACGATCACGCAGGCCCTCTGGTTGATGAATGGGAAGGTGATGCAGCGAAGCATCCAGATCGCGCCCGGCAGTGCGCTGGCCCAGGTGCTGTCCAAGCCGGGTGGCGACGAGGGAAAGATACGTGCACTGTACATGCGCACGGTTTCGCGGCCACCCACGGACGAGGAGACCACCCACTGGGTGACGTTCCTCAAGGGCCAACCCGTGCGCCAAGGCTACGAGGATCTGCTCTGGGTGCTTTTGAACTCGAGTGAATTTCTTTTCAACCACTGA
- a CDS encoding adenylate/guanylate cyclase domain-containing protein — MDARTHRIFATFVNRALEKQFRADYFERGIKGFTRFSMTLSAAAFLAYGLHDALVIPTMRNFAWTLRYGVFGPVAALAVALMYSKYYEQWHQPAMLVFGMACNVVVIAIAAVAPTHGYFIYCSFAILFVTLGPLVAKMNVFTQALYTLLTLFVYVLFDLVLVHAPAMVRISMVLTIVVLGGIGTLVAHQLELQAREAFLQRRTIYEQMDQLDFEKERSDALLLNILPAKIAERLKREQGRTIADGFPQVTVLFSDIVGFTKMSERLSPAEVVRRLNAIFSTFDDLADRLGLEKIKTIGDAYMVAGGLPTSKDDHAHAASEMALEMCRYMEEFSRELGEPIQVRIGMHTGPVVAGVIGKKKFIYDVWGDTVNTASRMESHGVEGAIQVTEATYERIKDHYELEERGQIDVKGKGPMRTYWLRGRRAPMTTPWLRSSRGKPN; from the coding sequence ATGGACGCACGGACCCACCGAATCTTTGCGACGTTCGTCAATCGCGCGCTCGAGAAGCAGTTTCGCGCGGATTATTTCGAGCGCGGGATCAAAGGTTTCACGCGGTTCAGCATGACCTTGAGTGCGGCGGCGTTCCTGGCGTACGGGCTGCATGATGCGCTGGTGATCCCGACCATGCGCAACTTCGCATGGACCTTGCGGTACGGCGTGTTCGGGCCGGTGGCGGCGCTCGCGGTGGCGCTGATGTACTCGAAATACTACGAGCAGTGGCACCAGCCGGCGATGCTCGTCTTTGGCATGGCGTGCAACGTCGTGGTCATCGCCATTGCGGCGGTGGCGCCCACGCACGGGTACTTCATCTACTGCTCCTTCGCGATTCTCTTCGTCACACTCGGGCCCCTGGTGGCGAAGATGAACGTCTTCACGCAGGCGCTCTACACGCTGCTCACGCTCTTCGTGTACGTGCTCTTCGATCTGGTGCTCGTGCATGCACCTGCCATGGTGCGCATCTCGATGGTGCTCACCATCGTGGTGCTGGGCGGCATCGGCACCTTGGTGGCACACCAGCTCGAGCTCCAAGCGCGCGAGGCCTTTCTGCAGCGCCGCACCATCTACGAGCAGATGGACCAACTGGATTTCGAAAAGGAGCGAAGCGACGCCCTCTTGCTCAACATTTTACCGGCGAAGATTGCCGAGCGACTCAAACGCGAACAGGGTCGCACCATCGCCGACGGCTTCCCCCAGGTGACCGTTCTCTTTTCGGACATCGTTGGCTTCACCAAAATGTCCGAGCGCCTCTCCCCCGCGGAGGTGGTGCGGCGCCTCAACGCGATCTTCAGCACCTTCGATGACTTGGCCGATCGCCTCGGCCTCGAGAAAATCAAGACCATCGGCGATGCGTACATGGTGGCCGGAGGCCTGCCCACTTCGAAGGACGACCACGCCCACGCCGCCTCCGAAATGGCCCTCGAGATGTGCCGCTACATGGAGGAATTCAGCCGCGAACTCGGCGAGCCGATCCAAGTCCGCATCGGCATGCACACCGGCCCCGTCGTGGCCGGCGTCATCGGCAAGAAAAAGTTCATTTACGACGTGTGGGGCGACACCGTCAACACGGCCAGCCGCATGGAATCCCACGGCGTCGAAGGCGCCATCCAAGTCACCGAGGCCACCTACGAGCGCATCAAAGACCACTACGAGCTCGAAGAACGCGGCCAAATCGACGTCAAGGGCAAAGGCCCCATGCGCACCTACTGGCTCCGCGGCCGCCGCGCCCCCATGACCACCCCCTGGCTCCGCTCCTCGCGCGGAAAACCCAATTAG